In Polaromonas sp. JS666, one genomic interval encodes:
- a CDS encoding histone deacetylase family protein, producing MQAFFADDQLLHDPQQFMRLGRICKPTDLPARAHALQAALAAHGIAVATPPDYGRAPLETVHSTDYLDFLEGAYARWTAVKLPGLEPGIEVLPNLSPYCSGHVNAARGPCPSPSVVAQAGYYLRDLSCPIGPHTWHSVLRSAHSAVAAADAVCQTGDAAYALCRPSGHHACRDSASGFCYVNNSACAAHRLLQHYGRVAVLDVDAHHGDGTQHIFYDSADVLTVSMHADPAGYYPFYSGYAHERGAGAGAGCNLNLPLPHGAGSEPFLQALDAGLAALRDFAPRALVLPLGFDTYKDDPVSVLKVEIDAYRQVGERAGALGLPTVIVQEGGYKVDAMGMALDAFLGGFQAGRS from the coding sequence ATGCAGGCCTTCTTTGCCGACGACCAGCTGCTGCACGACCCGCAGCAGTTCATGCGGCTGGGCCGGATCTGCAAGCCGACCGACCTGCCGGCCCGGGCCCACGCCCTGCAGGCCGCGCTGGCAGCCCATGGCATAGCCGTGGCCACGCCGCCGGACTATGGGCGCGCCCCACTGGAGACCGTGCACAGCACCGACTACCTCGACTTCCTGGAGGGTGCCTACGCGCGCTGGACGGCCGTGAAGCTGCCCGGGCTCGAACCCGGCATCGAGGTGCTGCCCAACCTGTCGCCGTATTGCAGCGGCCATGTCAATGCGGCGCGCGGGCCGTGCCCGTCGCCCTCCGTCGTGGCCCAGGCGGGTTACTACCTGCGCGACCTGTCCTGCCCCATCGGTCCCCACACCTGGCATTCGGTGCTGCGCTCGGCGCACAGTGCCGTGGCCGCCGCCGACGCGGTGTGCCAGACCGGTGACGCCGCCTATGCACTGTGCCGTCCCTCGGGCCACCATGCCTGCCGCGACAGCGCCAGCGGCTTTTGCTACGTGAACAACAGCGCCTGTGCCGCGCACCGGCTGCTGCAGCACTACGGCCGCGTGGCGGTGCTCGACGTGGACGCCCACCACGGCGACGGCACCCAGCACATCTTCTACGACAGCGCCGACGTGCTGACCGTGTCGATGCACGCCGACCCGGCCGGCTACTACCCGTTCTACAGCGGCTACGCACACGAGCGCGGCGCCGGGGCCGGCGCGGGCTGCAACCTGAACCTGCCGCTGCCGCACGGCGCCGGCAGCGAGCCCTTCCTGCAGGCGCTGGATGCGGGGCTGGCGGCGCTGCGCGACTTCGCTCCACGGGCGCTGGTGCTGCCGCTCGGCTTCGACACCTACAAGGACGATCCGGTGAGCGTGCTCAAGGTCGAGATCGATGCCTACCGCCAGGTCGGCGAACGAGCCGGGGCGCTGGGCCTGCCCACGGTGATCGTGCAGGAGGGCGGCTACAAGGTGGACGCCATGGGCATGGCGCTGGACGCATTTCTTGGTGGTTTTCAGGCAGGCCGATCATGA
- a CDS encoding ABC transporter ATP-binding protein, with amino-acid sequence MNATVTPMKPVQPVLDIVDLSICLPKGADRALAVEGATLSVLPGQTLCVVGESGSGKSMIANAVMGLLPRPQVAPVAGKILFEGVDLLSLTEAQMRELRGRRIGMVFQEPMTALNPVMRIGEQIGEVFDAHGSVPAAEKRRRILAALADVGLPDPELLIDSYPFRLSGGQRQRVMIACALVLEPVLLIADEPTTALDVTTQAQILKLVRELQQRRGTAVLFITHDFGVVSEIADHVVVMQTGKVVEAGPASAVLRAPQHPYTRKLIAAIPHGQAQRATPTDDVVRVLQVQDLCKIYKSGNGLFKRARSVQAAKDVNFELHRGQTLGLVGESGSGKSSVGRCLVGLAPFDSGRILFKGRNLSQGEAFRREAAGRIQMVFQDPYASLNPRHRVGAAIAGGPIAQGVSKTEAMARAMELLNLVGLGADAAQRYPHEFSGGQRQRIGIARALAMQPELLVADEPVSALDVSVQAQVLELFAQVREQFQLAMVFITHDLRVAGQMCDHIAVMQRGEVVEYGETHKVLGNPQHAYTRQLIDAVPRLASPNALDETPAMVA; translated from the coding sequence ATGAACGCCACCGTGACGCCGATGAAGCCGGTGCAACCCGTGCTCGACATCGTCGACCTGAGCATCTGCCTGCCCAAGGGTGCCGACCGCGCGCTGGCCGTCGAAGGCGCCACACTCTCCGTGCTGCCGGGCCAGACGCTGTGCGTCGTCGGCGAGTCGGGCTCGGGCAAATCGATGATCGCCAACGCGGTCATGGGCCTGCTGCCACGCCCGCAGGTGGCGCCGGTGGCCGGCAAGATCCTGTTCGAGGGCGTCGACCTGCTGTCACTCACCGAAGCACAGATGCGCGAGCTGCGCGGACGCCGCATCGGCATGGTGTTCCAGGAGCCGATGACGGCACTCAACCCGGTCATGCGCATCGGCGAGCAGATTGGCGAGGTGTTCGACGCGCACGGCTCGGTGCCGGCCGCCGAGAAGCGGCGCCGCATTCTTGCCGCGCTGGCCGATGTCGGTTTGCCCGACCCCGAGCTGTTGATCGACAGCTACCCGTTCCGCCTCTCCGGCGGCCAGCGCCAGCGCGTGATGATCGCCTGCGCCCTGGTACTGGAGCCGGTGCTGCTGATCGCCGACGAGCCGACCACCGCGCTCGACGTGACGACGCAGGCACAGATTCTCAAGCTGGTGCGCGAGCTGCAGCAGCGCCGCGGCACGGCCGTGCTCTTTATCACGCACGACTTCGGCGTGGTCTCGGAAATCGCCGACCATGTGGTGGTGATGCAGACCGGCAAGGTCGTCGAGGCTGGGCCTGCGAGCGCAGTGCTCCGCGCGCCACAGCATCCCTACACGCGCAAGCTGATCGCCGCCATTCCCCACGGCCAGGCGCAACGCGCCACACCCACCGACGATGTGGTGCGGGTGCTGCAGGTGCAGGACCTGTGCAAGATCTACAAGTCGGGCAACGGCCTCTTCAAACGCGCCCGCTCGGTGCAGGCCGCGAAGGACGTCAACTTCGAGCTGCACCGCGGCCAGACGCTGGGACTGGTGGGCGAGTCGGGCTCGGGCAAGTCTAGCGTGGGCCGCTGCCTGGTCGGCCTGGCGCCTTTCGACAGCGGGCGCATCCTCTTCAAGGGCCGCAACCTGTCGCAGGGTGAAGCCTTCCGGCGCGAAGCCGCGGGCAGGATCCAGATGGTGTTTCAGGATCCGTATGCGTCGCTGAACCCGCGCCACCGCGTGGGTGCGGCCATCGCCGGCGGCCCGATCGCTCAGGGCGTGAGCAAGACCGAAGCCATGGCACGCGCGATGGAACTGCTGAACCTGGTCGGCCTCGGTGCCGATGCGGCGCAGCGCTATCCGCACGAGTTCTCGGGTGGTCAGCGGCAGCGCATCGGCATCGCCCGCGCGCTGGCCATGCAACCCGAACTGCTGGTAGCTGACGAGCCGGTGTCGGCGCTCGACGTGTCGGTGCAGGCACAGGTGCTGGAGTTGTTCGCCCAGGTGCGCGAGCAGTTCCAGCTGGCCATGGTGTTCATCACGCACGACCTGCGTGTGGCGGGGCAGATGTGCGACCACATCGCCGTGATGCAGCGCGGCGAGGTCGTGGAGTATGGCGAGACGCACAAGGTGCTGGGCAATCCGCAGCATGCGTACACGCGGCAACTGATCGATGCGGTGCCGCGGCTGGCGTCGCCGAATGCATTGGACGAAACCCCTGCGATGGTGGCTTGA
- a CDS encoding Zn-dependent hydrolase, whose product MTRNIRINRERLWRSLMDLAAIGATPKGGNCRLALSGLDGQGRDLVVGWMQAAGLAITVDQVGNIFGRRAGRNPALAPVATGSHIDTQPTGGKFDGCFGVLAGLEIMRTLQERGIETEAPLELVIWTNEEGTRFVPVMMGSGVHCGVFPLETALAATDVDGKSVRDELAKIGYAGSAPIGQVRLGRYFEAHIEQGPILEAEDTVIGVVTGSLGLRWYDCTVTGMEAHAGPTPMPLRRDALYAASFLMQEVVRIGREFAPQGRGTVGVVGIHPNSRNVIPGRVSFSVDLRHENADMLAEMDRRLRRACEALAGGETAGYPVGVNLVDVQHFAPTPFAPDMVAAVRKQAQALGYSHRDIVTGAGHDAVYMAGIAPTAMIFVPCKDGISHNEVEDADPRHLEAGANVLLGAMLAQAGVAGS is encoded by the coding sequence ATGACCCGGAATATCCGCATCAACCGCGAGCGCTTGTGGCGTTCCTTGATGGACCTGGCCGCCATCGGCGCCACGCCCAAGGGCGGCAACTGCCGGCTGGCCCTGTCCGGGCTCGACGGCCAGGGCCGCGATCTCGTCGTCGGCTGGATGCAAGCGGCGGGCCTGGCCATCACCGTCGACCAGGTCGGCAACATCTTTGGCCGGCGCGCCGGGCGGAATCCGGCACTGGCCCCGGTCGCCACCGGCAGCCACATCGACACCCAGCCCACCGGTGGCAAGTTCGACGGCTGTTTCGGCGTGCTGGCCGGGCTGGAGATCATGCGCACACTCCAGGAGCGCGGCATCGAGACCGAGGCGCCGCTGGAACTCGTCATCTGGACCAACGAGGAGGGCACGCGCTTCGTGCCGGTGATGATGGGCTCGGGCGTGCACTGCGGGGTGTTCCCGCTGGAGACCGCGCTGGCAGCGACCGACGTGGATGGCAAGTCGGTGCGCGACGAGCTGGCGAAGATCGGCTATGCCGGCAGCGCGCCCATCGGCCAGGTCAGGCTGGGCCGCTACTTCGAAGCCCATATCGAGCAGGGCCCGATCCTGGAGGCCGAGGACACGGTGATCGGTGTCGTGACCGGTTCACTCGGCCTGCGCTGGTACGACTGCACCGTGACGGGCATGGAGGCTCATGCCGGCCCGACGCCAATGCCGCTGCGACGCGACGCGCTGTATGCCGCCAGTTTCCTGATGCAGGAGGTGGTGCGCATCGGCCGCGAGTTCGCGCCGCAAGGGCGCGGCACGGTGGGCGTGGTGGGCATCCATCCCAATTCGCGCAACGTGATCCCCGGCCGGGTTTCGTTCAGCGTGGATCTGCGCCATGAAAACGCCGACATGCTGGCCGAGATGGACCGGCGCCTGCGCCGGGCCTGCGAGGCCCTCGCCGGCGGCGAGACGGCCGGCTACCCAGTGGGGGTGAACCTGGTCGACGTGCAACACTTCGCGCCGACACCGTTTGCGCCCGACATGGTCGCCGCCGTGCGAAAGCAGGCACAGGCGCTCGGCTACAGCCACCGCGACATCGTGACCGGTGCGGGCCACGATGCGGTTTACATGGCCGGCATCGCACCCACGGCCATGATCTTCGTGCCCTGCAAGGATGGCATCAGCCACAACGAAGTCGAGGACGCCGACCCGCGCCACCTGGAGGCCGGCGCCAACGTGCTGCTGGGCGCGATGCTGGCGCAGGCAGGGGTCGCCGGCTCATGA
- a CDS encoding ABC transporter substrate-binding protein, translating to MKRRNLIQMGAAAATGLTLAGVPLHLLAAGKKGGVINAVVQPEPPGLMMGITQNAPTQLIAGNIYEGLLRYDEKITPLPSLATSWTSNKEGTLFTFKLKPGVLWHDGKPFTSADVVFSAAVFLRKTHARLRANLAAIESIKAIDPLTVEFKLKYPFGPFLGIFEVGSMPMVPKHIYEGTDFATNPANATPIGTGPFKFKEWVKGSYIQLVANDKYHVKDVPLVDSIYFHIIPDAASRAAAFESGKVDLVPGGAVEYFDVLRLSKLPGAAVTTKGWEFFAPHAWLWINNRKAPMDNIKFRQAMMFAIDREAICKVAWQGFAKPATGPFNSNIKFHSTDVAKYPRNVETAKKLLAEAGYKGETLRMLPLPYGETWTRSAEILRQNLAQAGVKIEMVATDVAGWNQKLNEWDYDLAFTYVYQYGDPALGVARNYTTANIAKGSPFNNVEGYSNPKIDALFDAGAKESDPEKRRAIYLQAQKILLDEVPVAWLYEINFPTLYRTKLSNIVSSAIGLNDSLSTASIA from the coding sequence ATGAAACGTCGCAACCTCATTCAAATGGGTGCCGCTGCCGCCACCGGCCTGACGCTGGCCGGTGTGCCTCTGCATCTGCTGGCCGCAGGCAAGAAGGGCGGCGTGATCAACGCCGTCGTTCAACCCGAGCCTCCGGGACTGATGATGGGCATCACGCAAAACGCCCCCACGCAGCTGATCGCCGGCAACATCTACGAAGGCCTGCTGCGCTACGACGAGAAGATCACTCCGCTGCCTTCGCTGGCGACCTCGTGGACCTCGAACAAGGAAGGCACGCTGTTCACCTTCAAGCTCAAGCCCGGCGTGCTGTGGCATGACGGCAAGCCCTTCACGTCGGCGGACGTGGTGTTCTCGGCCGCCGTGTTCCTGCGCAAGACGCACGCACGCCTGCGCGCCAACCTGGCGGCGATCGAAAGCATCAAGGCCATCGACCCGCTGACGGTCGAGTTCAAGCTCAAGTACCCGTTCGGCCCGTTCCTCGGCATCTTTGAAGTCGGCAGCATGCCGATGGTGCCCAAGCACATCTACGAAGGCACGGACTTCGCCACCAACCCGGCCAACGCCACGCCGATCGGCACCGGCCCCTTCAAGTTCAAGGAGTGGGTCAAGGGCTCCTACATCCAGCTCGTGGCCAACGACAAGTACCACGTCAAGGACGTGCCGCTGGTCGACAGCATCTACTTCCACATCATTCCCGATGCGGCCTCGCGCGCGGCCGCCTTCGAGTCGGGCAAGGTCGACCTGGTGCCCGGCGGCGCGGTCGAATACTTCGACGTGCTTCGCCTGTCGAAACTGCCGGGTGCCGCGGTCACGACCAAGGGCTGGGAGTTCTTTGCGCCGCATGCCTGGCTGTGGATCAACAACCGCAAGGCGCCGATGGACAACATCAAGTTCCGTCAGGCCATGATGTTCGCGATCGACCGCGAAGCCATCTGCAAGGTGGCCTGGCAAGGCTTCGCCAAGCCCGCCACCGGCCCGTTCAACAGCAACATCAAGTTCCACAGCACCGATGTCGCCAAGTACCCGCGCAACGTCGAAACCGCCAAAAAGCTGTTGGCCGAAGCCGGCTACAAGGGCGAAACGCTGCGCATGCTGCCGCTGCCCTACGGCGAAACCTGGACGCGCTCGGCCGAAATCCTGCGCCAGAACCTGGCCCAGGCCGGCGTGAAGATCGAGATGGTCGCGACCGACGTGGCCGGCTGGAACCAGAAACTCAACGAGTGGGACTACGACCTCGCCTTCACCTACGTCTACCAGTACGGCGACCCGGCACTCGGCGTGGCGCGCAACTACACCACGGCCAACATCGCCAAGGGCTCGCCGTTCAACAACGTCGAGGGCTATTCCAACCCGAAGATCGACGCGCTGTTCGACGCCGGCGCGAAGGAGAGCGATCCCGAAAAGCGCAGGGCGATCTATCTGCAGGCGCAGAAAATCCTGCTGGACGAAGTGCCGGTGGCCTGGCTGTACGAAATCAACTTCCCGACGCTCTACCGCACCAAGCTCAGCAACATCGTGAGCTCGGCCATCGGCCTGAACGACAGCCTGAGCACCGCGTCCATCGCATGA
- a CDS encoding class II aldolase/adducin family protein, producing the protein MPLHAVGHKATPMSDAERRVREDLAAAYRLVALHGMDDSIYTHISARVPGAHDQFLINPFGMLFRDITASSLVKIDLEGRILDESPYDVNPAGFTIHSAVHAARHDAACVLHTHTVAGVAVSSLAGGLQPCNQWSLQFYKRVVYHDFEGIALDADERERLVADLGPTARALILRNHGLVTLGRTIAEAFILMLNLERACRVQVAIQSSGSPVYPVPHEVCEKTARQYESGDSNRLPGLPDPDAREWRALLQRLEPAAVTSFRD; encoded by the coding sequence ATGCCGTTGCACGCAGTGGGTCACAAGGCCACACCCATGTCCGACGCCGAGCGCCGGGTACGCGAGGATCTGGCCGCCGCCTACCGGCTGGTGGCGCTCCATGGCATGGACGACAGCATCTACACGCATATTTCCGCGCGTGTCCCCGGCGCCCATGACCAGTTCCTGATCAACCCCTTCGGGATGCTGTTCCGCGACATCACCGCGTCGTCGCTGGTCAAGATCGACCTCGAGGGACGCATCCTGGACGAGTCACCCTACGACGTGAATCCTGCCGGCTTCACCATCCACAGCGCCGTGCACGCGGCGCGCCACGATGCCGCGTGCGTGCTGCACACCCACACGGTGGCGGGCGTGGCGGTGTCATCGCTCGCCGGCGGGCTGCAGCCCTGCAACCAGTGGTCGCTGCAGTTCTACAAGCGCGTCGTCTACCACGACTTCGAAGGCATCGCGCTCGACGCAGACGAGCGCGAGCGCCTGGTCGCCGACCTGGGCCCGACGGCGCGTGCGCTCATCCTGCGCAACCACGGTCTGGTGACGCTGGGGCGCACCATCGCGGAGGCCTTCATCCTGATGCTCAACCTGGAGCGCGCCTGCCGGGTGCAGGTGGCGATCCAGTCCAGCGGCTCGCCGGTGTATCCCGTCCCGCACGAGGTCTGCGAAAAAACAGCACGGCAGTACGAGAGCGGCGACAGCAACCGCCTGCCCGGCCTGCCGGATCCGGACGCGCGCGAATGGCGCGCGCTGCTGCAGCGGCTGGAGCCTGCCGCGGTCACGTCCTTTCGCGATTGA
- a CDS encoding ABC transporter permease, whose protein sequence is MKRTQFMLTRVLQGLVAILLIATVNFMLVRAAPGDPVSVLAGEAGASDPQFVAQLRAQFGLDQPITTQLATYIGKVVRLDLGFSYRQQQPVLKLIMDRLPATLLLTGSAFALSLLFGITLGALSARRAGTWVDSSITVVALIFYATPLYWLALMAVLVFTVQLDWLPGFGFSTVGSGATGLALAWDVAQHLLMPALTLALFYMAVYARMTRAAMLDVAQMDFIKTARAKGVRPGRILRAHVLRNALLPVVTLAGIQAGGMIGGAVLTETVFAWPGIGRLMFDALLQRDYSLLLGAFLVTAAMAVLFNLITDLVYTLVDPRIELT, encoded by the coding sequence ATGAAGCGCACGCAGTTCATGCTGACCCGCGTGCTGCAGGGTCTGGTGGCGATCCTGCTGATCGCCACCGTCAACTTCATGCTGGTGCGTGCCGCGCCGGGCGACCCGGTCTCGGTGCTGGCCGGGGAGGCCGGCGCGTCAGACCCGCAGTTCGTTGCCCAGCTGCGTGCGCAGTTCGGGCTGGACCAGCCGATCACGACCCAGCTCGCCACCTACATCGGCAAGGTGGTGCGGCTGGACCTCGGCTTCTCGTACCGCCAGCAGCAGCCCGTGCTCAAGCTGATCATGGACCGGCTGCCTGCGACGCTGCTGCTCACGGGCAGCGCGTTCGCGCTGTCGCTGCTTTTCGGGATCACGCTCGGCGCGCTCTCGGCACGACGGGCGGGCACCTGGGTCGACAGTTCCATCACCGTGGTGGCGCTCATCTTCTATGCCACGCCGCTCTACTGGCTCGCGCTGATGGCGGTGCTGGTGTTCACGGTGCAGCTCGACTGGCTGCCGGGCTTCGGCTTCAGCACGGTGGGCTCCGGCGCGACCGGGCTGGCACTGGCCTGGGACGTGGCGCAGCACCTGCTGATGCCGGCACTTACGCTGGCGCTGTTCTACATGGCCGTGTATGCGCGCATGACGCGTGCGGCCATGCTCGACGTGGCGCAGATGGACTTCATCAAGACGGCGCGCGCCAAGGGTGTGCGGCCCGGCCGCATCCTGCGCGCGCACGTGCTGCGCAACGCCTTGCTGCCGGTGGTCACGCTGGCGGGCATCCAGGCCGGCGGGATGATAGGCGGCGCGGTGCTGACCGAGACGGTATTCGCCTGGCCCGGCATCGGCCGCCTGATGTTCGACGCCCTGCTGCAGCGCGACTACAGCCTGCTGCTTGGCGCCTTCCTGGTCACCGCGGCCATGGCGGTGCTGTTCAACCTGATCACCGACCTCGTCTACACGCTGGTCGATCCGAGAATCGAATTGACATGA
- a CDS encoding 2-hydroxyacid dehydrogenase, with protein sequence MELNAIRKPAPCVALLSEELNMQYLADAFNEVCPGVDLRMGSDLGILEDIDAAVCWFPPHGLLAQLPNLTLVQSLAAGIDHIVADPELPRQLPLCRIVDTGMAAGMKAYVSWAVVQHHRGMKAYVASSAAGQWQEQDVVSPRRHRVGIAGLGTLGMACAEALATIGYTVRGWSRSAKDALPDGVTGFHGDGQLDAFLSGCDTLVCLLPLTPQTRGFLNAGLFAKLPRGAHLINVGRGAHLVEADLLPALESGQLSAATLDAFSQEPLPRDHPFWGNARILITPHIATRTDRLVIAQQTLANLASLQQGQRPVNLVDLARGY encoded by the coding sequence ATGGAATTGAACGCCATCAGGAAGCCGGCGCCTTGCGTGGCGCTGCTCAGCGAGGAGCTGAACATGCAGTACCTCGCCGACGCCTTCAACGAGGTCTGCCCCGGCGTCGACCTGCGCATGGGTTCCGACCTCGGCATTCTTGAAGACATTGACGCGGCCGTCTGCTGGTTTCCGCCGCACGGCCTGCTCGCGCAGCTCCCCAATCTGACGCTGGTGCAGTCGCTCGCCGCAGGCATCGACCACATCGTGGCCGACCCGGAGCTGCCGCGCCAACTACCGCTGTGCCGCATCGTCGACACCGGCATGGCCGCAGGCATGAAGGCCTATGTGAGCTGGGCGGTGGTACAGCACCACCGCGGCATGAAGGCCTATGTGGCCAGCTCCGCTGCCGGTCAATGGCAGGAGCAGGACGTCGTTTCGCCGCGCCGCCATCGTGTCGGCATCGCGGGCCTGGGCACGCTGGGCATGGCCTGCGCCGAGGCGCTCGCGACCATCGGCTACACCGTGCGCGGCTGGAGCCGCAGCGCCAAGGACGCGCTACCCGACGGGGTGACCGGCTTCCACGGCGACGGCCAGCTCGACGCGTTTCTCTCGGGCTGCGACACGCTGGTGTGCCTGCTGCCGCTGACGCCGCAGACGCGGGGCTTCCTCAACGCCGGACTGTTCGCCAAACTGCCGCGCGGCGCGCACCTGATCAACGTCGGCCGCGGCGCCCACCTGGTCGAAGCCGATCTGCTGCCTGCGCTGGAAAGCGGCCAGCTATCGGCCGCCACGCTCGACGCTTTCTCGCAGGAGCCGCTGCCGCGGGACCATCCGTTCTGGGGCAACGCGCGCATCCTCATCACGCCACACATCGCGACCCGCACCGACCGCCTGGTCATTGCGCAGCAGACGCTCGCCAACCTTGCATCGTTGCAACAGGGTCAGCGCCCGGTCAACCTGGTTGACCTGGCGCGCGGCTACTGA
- a CDS encoding aspartate aminotransferase family protein translates to MNAFTHAENAAHDIAAHLHPFTNLATHPQVGPLVIQRGDGIFVEDDQGRRYLEAMSGLWCASLGFSNARLAKAGCDALHALPYYHTFNHRSNPAAIELAQRLLDIAPVPMSKVFFANSGSEANDTAVKLVWYYHNAIGKPDKKKIIARKNAYHGVTVAAASLSGLAPNHRDFDLPIARILHVDCPHHYRYGLPGETEEAFATRLAEALEQRILAEGPDTVAAFFAEPVMGAGGVIVPPASYFEKIQAVLRKYEVLLVADEVICGFCRTGEMFGSTTFGMQPDILTSAKALSSGYMPISAVMVSGKVHAAVAANSGKIGTFGHGFTYSGHPVAAAVALETLKVYEDEQLLAHVQSLAPQFQRGLQRHASRPLVGEVRGVGLIGAIELVADPASRTPFDPAKKVGARLAELALEQGLIVRAMGDAVAFCPPLIITAAQVDEMFARFDRAMVRLEQEQP, encoded by the coding sequence ATGAACGCATTTACCCATGCAGAGAACGCTGCGCACGACATTGCGGCGCATCTCCATCCCTTCACCAATCTCGCCACCCATCCGCAAGTCGGTCCGCTGGTGATCCAGCGCGGCGACGGCATCTTTGTCGAAGACGACCAGGGCCGCCGTTATCTCGAAGCGATGTCGGGCCTGTGGTGCGCATCGCTGGGCTTCAGCAATGCACGGCTGGCCAAGGCCGGCTGCGACGCGTTGCATGCGCTGCCCTACTACCACACCTTCAACCATCGCTCGAATCCGGCCGCCATCGAACTGGCGCAAAGGCTGCTGGACATCGCACCGGTACCGATGTCCAAGGTGTTCTTCGCCAACTCGGGTTCCGAGGCCAACGACACCGCGGTCAAGCTGGTCTGGTACTACCACAACGCCATCGGCAAGCCGGACAAGAAAAAGATCATCGCGCGCAAGAACGCCTACCATGGCGTCACGGTGGCGGCGGCCAGCCTCAGCGGCCTGGCGCCCAACCACCGCGACTTCGACCTGCCGATAGCCCGCATCCTGCACGTCGACTGCCCGCACCACTACCGCTACGGTTTGCCGGGTGAGACCGAGGAAGCCTTCGCCACCCGGCTGGCCGAAGCGCTGGAGCAGCGCATCCTCGCGGAAGGCCCGGACACCGTGGCCGCCTTTTTCGCCGAGCCGGTGATGGGCGCCGGCGGCGTGATCGTGCCGCCAGCCAGCTACTTCGAAAAGATCCAGGCGGTGCTGCGCAAGTACGAGGTGCTGCTGGTGGCTGACGAGGTGATCTGCGGCTTCTGCCGCACCGGCGAGATGTTCGGCTCCACCACCTTCGGCATGCAGCCCGACATCCTGACCTCGGCCAAGGCCCTGTCCTCGGGCTACATGCCGATCTCGGCCGTGATGGTGTCCGGCAAGGTGCATGCGGCCGTGGCGGCCAACAGCGGGAAGATCGGCACCTTCGGCCACGGCTTCACCTACTCCGGCCATCCGGTGGCCGCCGCTGTGGCGCTTGAGACGCTCAAGGTGTATGAAGATGAACAGCTGCTCGCGCATGTGCAGTCGCTGGCGCCGCAGTTCCAGCGGGGCCTGCAGCGCCATGCGTCGCGCCCGCTGGTGGGCGAGGTGCGCGGCGTGGGCCTGATCGGTGCCATCGAACTGGTGGCGGACCCTGCCAGCCGCACACCGTTCGATCCGGCGAAGAAGGTCGGCGCGCGCCTGGCCGAACTGGCGCTGGAGCAGGGCCTGATCGTGCGCGCCATGGGTGACGCGGTGGCGTTCTGCCCGCCGCTGATCATCACGGCCGCACAGGTCGACGAGATGTTTGCCCGCTTCGACCGGGCCATGGTCCGGCTGGAGCAGGAGCAGCCGTGA
- a CDS encoding ABC transporter permease, translating into MKSPFWQRFCRNKGAVIGMAVLLLVAVVALIGPSIASNDPWGMVQQPFLRPWTEPGFAMGTDTLGRDIMSGVIYGARISLLIGVVSTVVALLIGVTLGAIAGYFGGWIDAALMRFTEIFQAVPSFALAIVLVAIFQPSVGSIVAAIAIVSWPPVARLVRSEFLTLRQRDFVQAALLAGQSTPRIILTQILPNAMSPIIVMASLMVATAILLESSLSFLGLGDPNQMSWGYMVGSARTVLRQAWWMALFPGLAIVLTVLALNLVGEGLNDGLNTRLDGRSK; encoded by the coding sequence ATGAAAAGTCCTTTTTGGCAACGCTTCTGCCGCAACAAGGGTGCCGTGATCGGCATGGCCGTGCTGCTGCTGGTGGCCGTCGTTGCGCTCATCGGCCCGTCGATCGCATCGAACGACCCGTGGGGCATGGTGCAGCAGCCCTTCCTCCGCCCGTGGACCGAACCCGGCTTTGCGATGGGCACCGACACGCTGGGCCGCGACATCATGTCGGGCGTCATCTACGGCGCGCGCATCTCGCTGCTGATCGGCGTGGTGTCTACCGTCGTCGCGCTGCTGATCGGCGTCACGCTGGGCGCCATCGCCGGCTACTTCGGCGGCTGGATCGATGCAGCGCTGATGCGCTTCACCGAAATCTTCCAGGCCGTGCCCAGCTTTGCGCTGGCCATCGTGCTGGTCGCGATCTTCCAGCCCTCGGTCGGCTCCATCGTGGCGGCCATTGCCATCGTGTCCTGGCCGCCGGTGGCGCGCCTGGTGCGCAGCGAGTTCCTCACACTGCGCCAGCGCGACTTCGTGCAGGCGGCGCTGCTGGCCGGCCAGTCGACGCCGCGCATCATCCTCACGCAAATCCTGCCCAACGCCATGTCGCCCATCATCGTGATGGCTTCGTTGATGGTGGCCACGGCCATCCTGCTGGAGTCGAGCCTGAGCTTCCTGGGTCTCGGCGACCCGAACCAGATGAGCTGGGGCTACATGGTCGGCTCGGCCCGCACGGTGCTGCGCCAGGCCTGGTGGATGGCGCTGTTCCCGGGGCTGGCCATCGTGCTGACGGTGCTTGCGCTCAATCTCGTGGGCGAAGGGCTGAACGACGGCCTCAACACACGACTCGACGGGAGGAGCAAATGA